In the genome of Yersinia enterocolitica, the window TACGCAGTAACACCCAGACAGAGAACCTTGTTAATCTCTTGTTTTTATTAATTTAAAATATAGCGAATCCTATTCGCAGGAATTTTATATCGCCAATTGATATCCAAATGGATTATTCGGTACTTCATTTTCATCCTTATCCTAAAGCCATCAGCGCTCAGCGCTTTATACTTTAAACCTAATAACAGATTTGTTTAATTTTAATAACATCTGGCTATAAACAAGATTTTTCATTAATGCAGGTAAATGAGTAGAAGTTGTTATTCGTCAAGAATGCTATTTCTGCATAACGATATTATGCACCGCTTGGACTAATACCCGTTCAGGAGGAAATATGGCGACAAAACTTAATATTGTATTGGTCCATGGCGCATGGGCTGATGGCTCACAGTGGCGCTATATTATCCCAGCCCTGCACACCATGGGGCACCGGGTCATTGCAATACAAAATCCGCTGACATCATTAGCAGATGACGTGGAGCGGACCATTAAGCTAACTACCGCCTTATATGGCCCTACCCTATTAGTGGGCCACTCTTATGGTGGCATGGTCATTACACAAGTCGGGCATCTGCAAAATGTGGTCGGTATGGTCTATCTCGCCGCTTTTGCCCCCGATGCGGGAGAGAGCTTATCCAGTACTTTTGCACTGCGTGAACCGCCTGTTGGCGCCGCTTATATTCGCCCGGATGATAATGGATTTCTATGGATTGACACTGACCAGTTCCACGAAAATATGTGTCAGGACATTGATGAGAATGAAGCACTGGTGATGTCTATGGTGCAAAAACCCTTAGCAACTCGCGCTTTTACTGATAAGTCTGCTCAGCCTGCCTGGCGGGTCAAACCTTGCTGGTATCAGGTTTCAACGGAAGACAGAATGCTGCCGGTCGAAACACAACGCGGTTTTGCTGCTCGAATTCAGGCCCAAAAGGTGATTGAGTTACCCTCCAGCCACGCCTCGATACTCTCTCATCCACAGCAGATAATCGCGCTGATTGTCAATGCCGTAAATGCGGTTAAATAGTTATCACACGCCAGCCTCACATCGGCATCATATGACAGGCGAAAAAAAATCCGCCCGAAAGCGGATTTTTATCAGACACAGCATAACACCGTGAAAGATGAGTGCTAACTATTCTAAGCGGTCGCTTAGAAAGTGTAACCTACGCCAGCAACCCAAGTACCGACATCAACGTTGCGGATGCGGCTCTGTTCGTAAGAAACGTCCAGGGCAACATTTTGCATTGGGTTGAACTGCATACCTGCGCCGTAAGTAAAGCCGTAATCGCTGGTGCTGCTTTTATCGCTAGCAGAAGTTGGGTAGTTCTGGCTGAAACGACCGTAACCCACACCTACCAGGCCATAAACGCTAGCCCAATCGTTGATACGGTAAGCTGGACCACCGGTGATAGCATTGTATTGTGCTTTGTTGTATACCGACGAGCTGTCACCGAAGCTGCTTTTTTCAGTGTGAGTGAAAGAGGTGATGTAACCCAGTTGAGAATCACTCCACTCGTAACGGTATTTCAGGTTGAAACCTGAAGATTTGTTAGCAACACCTTGATAATCGCTCTGGGCATAACCACCAGAAACGGTGCTTTGACCGGCAAAGGCTGAACCTGCGGTCACTGCTAATACACAAGCTGCTACTGCTGAAAGACATGCAATTTTATTCATAACCACCTCGAAAGACGCAAATTTTTAGATGAAACAAAAACACCATGAAATTATAACAATAAATAGTAGGAAACTCTGCCTACATATGATTGTCTAATCATTTATTTGGTGTAACAAAGGGTTTCAAGAATCTTCCATCTTACTAATACGCTTACGAATTTCCGCCATTCTACACCTTTTTGTGACTCCCATCACCAAAAGCCATTCCAGACTATTCTTAGTTTTAGCGCTTAAATAACCAGCAGAAATAGCGTTAAAAAACCGCAATGCTGAAAATTTATTATTTCTTTCACTGCTTTCCGTTTCTTTTTTCGCTCCTTTGGTGATTTTCAAACACTTGGCTGACATTTCATTTACACTGGCAAAAATAGCTACCTAATAATTTTCTTTGAGGCTTAACAGGATGTCTTTGTCTCCTTCATCCAAACATTCACTTCCCTTAGTCCCTATTCTGTTACTGGTGATTGCCATGATCTCCATCCAGAGTGGTGCATCGTTGGCGAAAAGTT includes:
- a CDS encoding alpha/beta hydrolase, with the protein product MATKLNIVLVHGAWADGSQWRYIIPALHTMGHRVIAIQNPLTSLADDVERTIKLTTALYGPTLLVGHSYGGMVITQVGHLQNVVGMVYLAAFAPDAGESLSSTFALREPPVGAAYIRPDDNGFLWIDTDQFHENMCQDIDENEALVMSMVQKPLATRAFTDKSAQPAWRVKPCWYQVSTEDRMLPVETQRGFAARIQAQKVIELPSSHASILSHPQQIIALIVNAVNAVK
- the ompX gene encoding outer membrane protein OmpX (OmpX; involved in cell adhesion; forms an eight-stranded antiparallel beta-barrel that protrudes from the cell surface; mutations in the gene increase cell-surface contact in fimbriated strains but decrease contact in nonfimbriated strains), with the protein product MNKIACLSAVAACVLAVTAGSAFAGQSTVSGGYAQSDYQGVANKSSGFNLKYRYEWSDSQLGYITSFTHTEKSSFGDSSSVYNKAQYNAITGGPAYRINDWASVYGLVGVGYGRFSQNYPTSASDKSSTSDYGFTYGAGMQFNPMQNVALDVSYEQSRIRNVDVGTWVAGVGYTF